One Gloeobacter morelensis MG652769 DNA window includes the following coding sequences:
- a CDS encoding rubrerythrin family protein, whose product MTTTNGNTSKTQENLHSAFAGESMANRKYLYFASVARELGNEEVAKLFEKTAEEETGHAFAHLRLVYPPGTLTVEKLLELAAEGELYETNQMYPTFQQEAVSEHEQAAAAEFAEQAEESREHAERFLRMLKRASKQFGALGAVEKAHAQRYLDALEAVRQG is encoded by the coding sequence ATGACGACCACCAACGGCAACACCAGCAAGACCCAGGAAAACCTGCACTCCGCCTTTGCAGGCGAGTCGATGGCCAACCGCAAGTATCTCTACTTCGCCTCGGTCGCCCGCGAATTGGGCAACGAAGAGGTCGCAAAACTCTTCGAGAAGACCGCCGAGGAAGAGACCGGCCACGCCTTTGCCCACCTGCGCCTGGTCTATCCGCCCGGCACACTGACGGTGGAGAAGCTTCTGGAACTGGCGGCCGAAGGCGAGCTGTACGAAACCAATCAGATGTACCCGACTTTTCAGCAGGAGGCGGTCAGCGAGCACGAGCAGGCGGCGGCGGCGGAATTCGCCGAGCAAGCCGAGGAGTCGCGCGAGCATGCCGAGCGCTTCTTGAGGATGCTCAAGCGCGCCTCCAAGCAGTTTGGCGCCCTCGGTGCCGTCGAGAAGGCCCACGCCCAGCGCTACCTTGACGCCCTCGAAGCGGTCCGCCAGGGTTAA
- a CDS encoding Fur family transcriptional regulator, translating to MVDPALLLEQKGLKVTPQRYAILRFLQQTEEHPTADQLVEQLNRNLPMTSRATVYNTLSTLRDVGLVREVTHEAGVLRYDANIEPHHHFICRVCGRFDDIDWQSFQSLDLSPIAARYPHIENVEVIVRGVCRPCQTTGHGQ from the coding sequence ATGGTCGACCCCGCACTGCTACTTGAGCAAAAAGGTCTGAAGGTCACCCCTCAGCGCTACGCGATTTTGCGCTTTTTGCAGCAGACCGAGGAGCACCCCACCGCCGATCAGTTGGTCGAGCAGCTCAACCGCAATTTGCCGATGACCTCGCGGGCCACCGTCTACAACACCCTCAGCACCCTGCGCGATGTCGGGCTGGTGCGCGAAGTCACCCACGAGGCGGGGGTGCTGCGCTACGACGCCAACATCGAACCCCACCATCACTTTATTTGCCGCGTGTGCGGGCGCTTCGACGATATCGACTGGCAGTCGTTTCAGTCGCTTGATCTCAGCCCGATCGCCGCGCGCTATCCGCACATCGAAAATGTCGAGGTGATCGTGCGCGGTGTGTGCCGACCCTGCCAGACTACAGGCCACGGCCAGTAA
- the cbiB gene encoding adenosylcobinamide-phosphate synthase CbiB has translation MPSALVFGCAFLLDGLLGDPPRLYHPVQAMGAAIAATQRWGLPRIKSPGGRRLLGAGLTAGLAGGCAAGGWLLIVLAAEIQPWLGAVVEVVLMAACFATRSLAEAAGAVAIPLAAGDLPTARRILARYVGRDTEDLDEGDIARAVVETVAENTTDGVTAPLFYAALGGAPLALAFKAVSTLDSMIGYRDEPYTHFGWFAARSDDWLNWIPARLTALTVALLSGRPGRVLAIVRRDAHRDASPNSGVSIAAYAGALDIQLGGLNRYRGIIKKKPTLGDAHLPLNPQTIRRSVGLLWQTAAVWAGVSVVLLVVAHG, from the coding sequence ATGCCCTCCGCCCTGGTTTTTGGCTGCGCCTTTTTGCTCGACGGGCTGCTGGGCGATCCGCCCCGCCTCTACCACCCGGTGCAGGCGATGGGAGCGGCGATCGCTGCAACCCAGCGGTGGGGACTGCCCCGCATCAAATCCCCGGGCGGCCGCCGCCTTCTGGGGGCGGGGCTCACGGCGGGGCTCGCCGGGGGCTGTGCGGCGGGCGGCTGGTTGCTGATTGTCCTGGCGGCAGAGATTCAGCCCTGGTTGGGGGCGGTGGTCGAAGTGGTGTTGATGGCGGCGTGCTTTGCCACGCGCAGTCTGGCGGAGGCGGCCGGAGCCGTGGCCATCCCCCTTGCCGCCGGGGATCTGCCCACGGCGCGACGGATTTTGGCGCGCTACGTGGGGCGCGATACTGAGGATCTAGACGAGGGCGACATCGCCCGGGCGGTGGTGGAGACGGTGGCTGAGAACACTACGGACGGGGTGACCGCTCCGCTTTTTTATGCCGCCCTGGGCGGAGCGCCCCTGGCCCTGGCCTTCAAGGCGGTGAGCACCCTCGATTCGATGATCGGTTACCGCGATGAGCCCTACACCCACTTCGGCTGGTTCGCCGCGCGCAGCGACGACTGGCTCAACTGGATTCCGGCGAGGCTCACCGCCCTGACGGTCGCCCTACTCTCGGGCCGCCCCGGCCGGGTACTCGCGATCGTGCGCCGCGACGCCCACCGCGATGCGAGCCCCAACTCGGGGGTGAGCATCGCGGCCTACGCAGGTGCCCTGGATATACAACTGGGCGGCTTGAACCGTTACCGGGGCATCATAAAGAAGAAACCGACCCTGGGCGATGCGCACTTGCCCCTGAACCCCCAGACGATTCGGCGCTCCGTCGGACTGCTCTGGCAAACGGCGGCGGTGTGGGCCGGGGTGAGCGTGGTGCTGTTGGTGGTAGCGCATGGGTAG
- a CDS encoding YciI family protein, with protein sequence MGRALFVKIERGVVPKEIFDRSIPAHLEYVRALRSEGRRVETGYWAERGGGMMIFEADSLEEARAIVAGDPLVRDGCVEFELHQWCCVAAGT encoded by the coding sequence ATGGGTAGAGCGTTGTTCGTCAAAATTGAGCGCGGTGTGGTCCCCAAGGAGATATTCGACCGCTCTATCCCCGCCCACCTCGAGTACGTGCGCGCCCTGCGCTCAGAAGGGCGACGGGTCGAGACGGGCTACTGGGCCGAGCGCGGCGGCGGCATGATGATCTTCGAGGCCGATTCGCTGGAGGAGGCCCGGGCAATCGTGGCGGGAGACCCGCTGGTGCGCGACGGCTGCGTCGAATTCGAGTTGCACCAGTGGTGCTGCGTCGCCGCCGGCACCTGA
- the murD gene encoding UDP-N-acetylmuramoyl-L-alanine--D-glutamate ligase — protein sequence MAAVAVVGAGKSGQAAARWLALGGSRVMLWDGRDSEALRAVAGELASLGVEAVLGREFVPEKPDLGLVVVSPGVSWDHPGLVAARARGIAVTGEVGLAWESLSQHRWLCITGTNGKTTTTALIGHILKTAGLRAPVCGNIGRPVTDLLLEPEECDWIVAELSSFQIESAQAVRPEVAVWTTFTPDHLNRHGTLERYAAIKAGLLMHARRAVLNGDDAYLSAQRSAWPDAWWTSTQAPAAVSIAGEDICIENRPVLPVSAVRLPGAHNLQNVLMAVAASHLAGVGDAAIASGVASFTGVPHRLEAVGEYRGVRFINDSKATNFDAALMGLTAVPTPSVLIAGGQAKTGESGPWLAAIAERCAAVVLIGEAAPLFEQWLKARDYRAVHAAHTLEEAVPVAFEQARQQGAQCVLLSPACASFDQFRNFEERGERFRTLVDALKS from the coding sequence ATGGCGGCGGTAGCGGTGGTCGGCGCGGGCAAATCCGGGCAGGCGGCGGCGCGGTGGTTGGCGCTTGGGGGAAGTCGGGTGATGCTCTGGGACGGCCGCGACAGCGAGGCGTTGCGGGCCGTGGCCGGGGAGTTGGCTTCTTTGGGGGTCGAGGCGGTGCTCGGCCGGGAATTTGTGCCCGAAAAGCCGGATCTGGGTCTGGTGGTGGTGAGCCCCGGGGTGAGCTGGGATCATCCGGGCCTGGTGGCGGCGCGGGCGCGGGGAATTGCGGTGACCGGCGAGGTGGGTCTTGCCTGGGAGTCGCTCTCGCAACACAGATGGCTCTGTATCACGGGCACCAACGGCAAGACGACCACCACCGCCCTGATTGGCCACATCCTCAAGACGGCCGGTCTGCGGGCACCGGTCTGCGGCAACATCGGCCGCCCGGTCACCGATTTGCTGCTGGAGCCGGAAGAGTGCGACTGGATCGTGGCGGAATTGAGCAGCTTTCAGATCGAAAGCGCTCAGGCGGTGCGCCCGGAAGTTGCGGTGTGGACGACGTTTACCCCCGACCACCTCAATCGCCACGGCACCCTGGAGCGCTACGCGGCGATCAAAGCCGGGTTGCTGATGCACGCCCGGCGCGCCGTGCTCAACGGCGACGACGCCTACTTAAGCGCCCAGCGCTCCGCCTGGCCTGATGCCTGGTGGACCTCGACGCAGGCTCCGGCGGCAGTCAGTATCGCCGGGGAAGACATTTGCATCGAAAACCGGCCCGTACTCCCGGTAAGCGCCGTGCGCCTGCCCGGGGCGCACAACTTGCAAAACGTGCTGATGGCCGTGGCCGCCTCGCATCTGGCGGGAGTCGGCGACGCAGCGATCGCCTCGGGGGTGGCGAGTTTTACGGGGGTGCCCCATCGCCTTGAAGCGGTGGGCGAATACCGGGGGGTGCGCTTCATCAACGATTCGAAGGCCACCAACTTTGATGCAGCTCTAATGGGTCTGACCGCCGTCCCGACCCCGAGTGTGCTCATCGCAGGCGGCCAGGCCAAAACTGGCGAAAGCGGACCGTGGCTTGCAGCCATTGCCGAGCGCTGTGCGGCGGTGGTGCTCATCGGTGAGGCCGCACCGCTGTTTGAACAGTGGCTCAAAGCCCGCGATTATCGGGCTGTCCACGCAGCCCATACCCTGGAGGAGGCTGTGCCTGTAGCCTTTGAGCAGGCGCGCCAGCAAGGAGCGCAGTGCGTGCTGTTGTCCCCCGCCTGCGCCAGCTTCGATCAATTTCGCAATTTTGAGGAGCGGGGAGAGCGCTTCCGCACCCTGGTCGATGCCCTTAAAAGTTAG
- a CDS encoding alkaline phosphatase PhoX, translating into MAFSRRQFMMRTGILGLAAAAPLQALYSRAAAGQTVRGVGYGPLIPDPAGILDLPRGFKYVAFSQTGETMSDGTPVPGAHDGMAAFAGPNGAIILIRNHELSPDSDTATIAPATKLYDSLSKGGTTTLVVGPGPERKLLKHYVSLAGTYRNCAGGPTPWGSWISCEENTSTPANDTSVRVPHGYNFEVPILARGPVNPVPLKAMGRFNHEAVAVDPKTGIVYETEDNGEGLFYRFLPNRPGRLTEGGVLQALRIVGMPKAITKSGFPINTPMAADWVTIEDFDPVEDTVAIEGFAKGAAQFSRGEGIWYGNGEFYFTCTNGGAAEYGQVWRYVPGASASEGGTIELFIEPNDPEVLDGPDNIVVTPFSDLFLMEDGDDVQFVRGVTPEGELYSFARNALNDNEFAGGCFSPDGRTFFVNIQTPGITFAIWGPWSR; encoded by the coding sequence ATGGCTTTTTCGAGACGTCAATTTATGATGCGCACGGGCATCCTGGGTCTGGCCGCCGCCGCCCCGCTGCAGGCGCTTTACAGCCGTGCCGCCGCCGGTCAGACGGTGCGTGGCGTCGGCTACGGTCCGCTGATTCCCGACCCGGCCGGCATCCTGGATCTGCCCCGAGGATTTAAGTATGTCGCTTTTTCGCAAACCGGTGAAACCATGAGCGACGGCACCCCGGTGCCCGGCGCCCACGACGGCATGGCCGCCTTCGCCGGCCCCAACGGTGCCATCATTCTGATTCGCAACCACGAACTGAGCCCAGACTCCGACACGGCGACCATCGCCCCGGCCACTAAGCTCTACGACTCGCTCTCTAAGGGCGGTACCACCACGCTGGTGGTCGGCCCCGGTCCCGAGCGCAAGCTGCTCAAGCACTATGTTTCGCTCGCAGGCACCTACCGCAACTGCGCGGGCGGCCCCACTCCCTGGGGTTCGTGGATCAGCTGCGAGGAAAACACCTCCACCCCGGCCAACGACACCAGCGTCCGGGTTCCCCACGGCTACAACTTCGAAGTGCCGATTCTGGCCCGCGGCCCCGTTAACCCGGTGCCCCTCAAGGCGATGGGCCGCTTTAACCACGAGGCGGTCGCGGTCGATCCGAAAACCGGTATTGTCTATGAGACCGAGGACAACGGCGAGGGTCTGTTCTATCGCTTCTTGCCCAACCGCCCCGGCCGTCTGACCGAGGGTGGCGTACTGCAGGCGCTGCGCATTGTCGGTATGCCCAAGGCGATCACCAAGTCCGGTTTCCCGATCAACACCCCGATGGCCGCCGATTGGGTGACCATCGAAGATTTTGATCCGGTCGAAGACACCGTCGCCATCGAAGGCTTCGCCAAGGGTGCCGCCCAGTTCTCGCGCGGCGAGGGCATCTGGTACGGCAACGGCGAATTCTACTTCACCTGCACCAACGGCGGTGCTGCCGAGTACGGCCAGGTCTGGCGCTATGTGCCGGGCGCTTCGGCAAGCGAAGGCGGCACGATCGAACTGTTCATCGAGCCCAACGATCCCGAAGTGCTGGACGGCCCCGACAATATCGTGGTCACCCCCTTTAGCGATCTGTTCTTGATGGAAGACGGCGACGACGTGCAGTTCGTGCGCGGCGTCACCCCCGAAGGCGAACTGTATTCCTTCGCCCGCAACGCCCTCAACGACAACGAGTTTGCCGGCGGCTGCTTCTCGCCCGACGGCCGGACGTTCTTCGTCAACATTCAGACCCCCGGCATCACCTTCGCCATCTGGGGTCCCTGGTCCCGCTAA
- a CDS encoding alkaline phosphatase PhoX: MAFSRRNFLQRAGIAGLAAAAPLQALYARSAAGQSIEGAGFGPLIPDPQGVLDLPKGFRYTVFSQVGETMSDGTPVPANHDGMAAFAGPGGTTILVRNHELSPLVYNPVEAPEDKKYDPLCKGGTTTLVVSADRRLLNHYVSLAGTYWNCAGGPTPWGSWISCEETVATPARNELVSVAHGYAFEVPILAKGPVDPVPLKAMGRFTHEAAVVDPKTGIVYMTEDMDTGLFYRFVPKQPGRLRAGGTLEALRIPSMPKAFTGKDFPLNTPKAVDWVTIEDFDPVDDTVRVEGFDKGAAIFAGGEGACFARGEVFFSASDGGSAELGQIWRYTPGRNAGEGGTLELFVEPNDDALLDGPDNIVLAPFGDLFVCEDGDGTQFVRGITPEGKLYSFARNALNGFEFTGASFSPDGKTFFVNIQIPGMTFAIWGPWSR, from the coding sequence ATGGCTTTTTCAAGACGCAATTTTCTTCAGCGCGCCGGGATTGCCGGCCTGGCGGCAGCGGCCCCTCTGCAGGCGCTTTACGCCCGTTCGGCGGCAGGTCAATCGATCGAAGGGGCGGGTTTTGGTCCCCTCATCCCGGACCCGCAGGGTGTGCTGGACTTGCCGAAAGGATTCCGGTACACGGTCTTTTCGCAGGTGGGCGAAACGATGAGCGACGGTACCCCGGTGCCCGCCAACCACGACGGCATGGCGGCCTTCGCCGGACCCGGGGGCACGACCATCCTCGTGCGCAACCACGAATTGAGCCCTCTGGTCTACAACCCTGTGGAAGCCCCCGAGGACAAAAAATACGACCCGCTGTGCAAGGGCGGCACGACAACTCTTGTGGTGAGCGCCGATCGCCGGTTGCTCAACCACTACGTGTCGCTCGCCGGGACGTACTGGAATTGTGCCGGCGGCCCGACCCCCTGGGGGTCGTGGATCAGCTGCGAGGAGACGGTGGCCACGCCTGCGCGCAACGAACTGGTGAGTGTGGCCCACGGCTATGCCTTCGAGGTGCCGATTCTAGCCAAGGGTCCGGTGGACCCGGTACCCCTCAAGGCGATGGGTCGTTTCACCCACGAGGCGGCGGTGGTGGACCCCAAGACCGGTATCGTCTACATGACCGAGGACATGGACACAGGTTTGTTCTACCGTTTCGTGCCCAAACAGCCGGGACGGTTGCGCGCAGGGGGCACACTTGAGGCCCTGCGCATCCCTTCGATGCCCAAGGCGTTTACCGGCAAGGATTTCCCGCTCAATACGCCCAAGGCGGTCGATTGGGTGACGATCGAAGACTTTGACCCGGTGGATGACACCGTGCGCGTCGAAGGGTTCGACAAGGGGGCGGCGATCTTTGCTGGTGGTGAAGGAGCTTGCTTTGCCAGAGGCGAGGTGTTCTTCAGCGCCAGCGACGGCGGCAGCGCCGAGCTGGGGCAGATCTGGCGCTACACCCCGGGTCGCAATGCCGGCGAGGGCGGCACGCTCGAATTGTTCGTCGAGCCCAACGACGACGCGCTTCTCGATGGACCGGACAACATCGTGCTCGCTCCTTTTGGGGATCTGTTCGTCTGCGAGGACGGCGACGGCACCCAGTTCGTGCGGGGGATTACCCCCGAAGGCAAGCTCTACTCCTTTGCTCGCAATGCCCTCAACGGTTTTGAGTTCACGGGCGCTTCTTTTTCACCGGACGGCAAGACCTTCTTCGTCAACATCCAGATCCCGGGGATGACCTTCGCCATCTGGGGTCCCTGGTCCCGTTAG
- a CDS encoding fatty acid desaturase yields MTIDTPAAGIRTHNRKLLRQLERVTYREVLDTIPKKCFERNTLRGLGALVLHLGLLAGSYALFALSPSWLAPLFWVWIGTVLWGNFVLAHDCGHQSFSPYRRLNALVGHLLLLPTLYPFHSWRIMHNRHHAWTNHQDNDNSWRTIAPETYAGMNDFNRFFYRHVHTWAWWFASVIHLFIFHYDKKKFRPQEWPEARFSIAVNVMFAAVALPGLFWLTGFWGVLNYWVLPWLVFHFWLSTFTLIHHNHPDIPYFPQGEWTPLKAQLFGTVHCEYPWWVELVAYRIGVHIPHHLSTAIPYYHLDEAHAALKARWPEYVHEARFTWPYLKSIVTTCHLSGPEGYHLPIKRARVVRGRK; encoded by the coding sequence TTGACGATCGATACGCCGGCGGCGGGCATCCGCACGCACAACCGCAAGCTACTGCGCCAACTGGAGCGGGTGACCTACCGCGAGGTGCTCGATACCATTCCCAAAAAATGCTTCGAGCGCAACACCCTGCGCGGCCTCGGGGCATTGGTCCTGCACCTGGGGCTTCTGGCCGGTTCTTACGCGCTTTTTGCCCTCTCCCCGAGCTGGCTGGCGCCGCTATTCTGGGTGTGGATCGGCACGGTGCTGTGGGGCAACTTCGTGTTGGCCCACGACTGCGGCCACCAGTCCTTCTCGCCCTACCGCAGGCTCAATGCGCTGGTGGGCCATCTGCTGCTGCTGCCGACGCTCTACCCGTTTCACAGCTGGCGGATCATGCACAACCGCCACCACGCCTGGACCAACCACCAGGACAACGACAACAGCTGGCGGACGATCGCCCCCGAGACCTACGCGGGTATGAACGACTTCAACCGGTTTTTCTACCGGCATGTCCACACCTGGGCCTGGTGGTTCGCCTCGGTGATTCATCTGTTTATCTTCCACTACGACAAAAAGAAGTTCCGTCCGCAGGAGTGGCCCGAGGCGCGCTTTTCAATTGCAGTGAACGTCATGTTTGCAGCGGTCGCCCTGCCGGGCTTGTTCTGGCTCACCGGCTTTTGGGGGGTGCTCAACTACTGGGTGCTGCCGTGGCTGGTCTTTCACTTCTGGCTGAGCACCTTCACCCTCATCCACCACAACCATCCGGACATCCCTTACTTTCCGCAGGGCGAGTGGACGCCGCTGAAGGCGCAGCTGTTCGGGACCGTGCACTGCGAGTACCCCTGGTGGGTTGAACTGGTGGCTTACCGCATCGGCGTGCACATCCCCCACCACCTCTCGACGGCGATCCCGTACTACCACCTCGACGAAGCCCACGCCGCCCTCAAAGCCCGCTGGCCGGAGTACGTGCACGAGGCGCGCTTCACCTGGCCCTATCTCAAATCGATCGTCACCACCTGCCACCTGAGTGGTCCGGAGGGCTACCACCTGCCCATCAAACGCGCCCGGGTCGTACGGGGCCGCAAATAA